The Glycine soja cultivar W05 chromosome 8, ASM419377v2, whole genome shotgun sequence genome has a window encoding:
- the LOC114422696 gene encoding ethylene-responsive transcription factor CRF3-like codes for MASSQRQSATKQGSPSSQKGNEKATSFGECSWKTLRITYTDPDATDSSSDEENDKVSNGGPKRRFIDITNPNWKDPNCKLSIRKGKRICSSKYLGVRRRPWGKYAAEIRDPRQKNCRKRLWLGSYDTEIEAAMTFNVKRQEFEREMALERGDNASVHSEGTAKED; via the coding sequence TGGCAAGCTCACAAAGACAATCTGCGACAAAACAAGGATCGCCGTCGTCTCAGAAGGGAAATGAAAAGGCAACATCATTTGGTGAGTGCTCTTGGAAGACACTCCGAATAACATATACCGACCCAGATGCTACAGATTCTTCTAGTGAcgaagaaaatgacaaagtaTCAAATGGTGGTCCCAAAAGACGATTCATAGACATAACGAATCCAAATTGGAAGGATCCAAACTGCAAACTTTCCATCAGAAAAGGAAAACGCATATGTTCCAGCAAGTATCTAGGTGTTAGACGTCGACCATGGGGGAAATATGCAGCAGAGATTCGTGACCCGCGTCAAAAGAATTGTCGTAAGCGCTTGTGGCTTGGTTCATATGATACTGAGATAGAGGCTGCAATGACTTTTAATGTAAAAAGGCAAGAGTTTGAGAGAGAAATGGCTCTAGAAAGAGGAGATAATGCATCAGTGCATTCGGAGGGTACTGCCAAAGAAGATTAA